GAATTAATTGAAAAGACAGTTGTTGCAGTCAGTCCAAATGCTCCAAACACAAAGGAGTTTTTAATAAATGAATTGGATTTTTCAAATTTTGATGATTCATTTTATGAAAGTGAAAAAAATAATTTTTATTTGGATACTTTAGGTAAAGGTTTTGTTGAAGATCTTTCTAACATTTTGGAAATTTTTGAGTCAAGGTCCAAGGATGACATTCTGATTTTCATCAATGCAGACTTGCCATTGGTTGGTGCGGATATTCTTGATGAAATCTTAAACTATTATTTAAGTCAAGACAAACCTGCATTATCAGTCTCAGTTCCAGTTGAAATTTTTGATGAATATGCGATAAATTATTCCTATGAATTTAATGGAAATGTCCCTTCAGGAATTAACATACTTCGGAGTGAAAATGTCGTTCAGGACGAGCAACTTTTAATTATTTCAAGGCATGAGTTAATTTTTAATGTAAATACTATCGAGACAGCTATATTAACCAATAAATTTTTATAATTTTCAACAACTTTTAGATTTTTAAGCATATTTTTTAGCATATTTTTTAGCATATTTTTTACTATTTTCATTAATCCAATTTTTTATATTTTTTTAGTTTTTTTCAGTTTTATCCATTGTTATATTATTTGAAAATAAGAAATTTTTAAAATTTTTTATTCTTTTTCATTTATTCCCATTATATTTTACTCTTTTTTAGATTTTTATACTATTTTTCTTTATTTTTACTAAAAATATCAATAACTTTATATATTTCTTTAAATATAAACAGTATTAAGGTAAACTAATCTATATTTTATTAAAATTAGTTATTTTAAATTGAGTGTTTTTATAAAAAACTAAAACACGAATCATACCTTCAATCATTTTTATAAAATTTATCGGTGAAAATATGGAAAATGCTGTTGCTAAACCTAATACTCATAGAAGAGAAGAAAAATTATGGAGTGAAATTAAAAGCTATCAAGTAGCTACTAATAATGCTCGTATTTTAGGAGTGCTTGATGAGTTAATTATTAATGAAAAAACTGGTAAAATCGTGGATATTGCAGTAAAAGTAGAAGCTGGACGTAATATTCATGTAAAAGGTGCAAAACGTAGAGGAGATTTATTATTAATCCCATTCACCAAAATAGAAAAAGTTGGAGAATTTATTATTGTAACTGAATAATTTTTCTAATTTTCACTTTTTTTATTTTTTATTTTTTCATTACACTTAATTTAAATTTACACTTAATATAACTATTTTTAATTGATTTGGTCTATTTTTTCTAATTTTTGTTTTATCATTTTTATTTTATCTAAACTATTTTTTCAAAGATCTACTTTTTTTACAGAGACTTAAATTAAAAATGTAATGTTTTTATATAATAAAATAAATATACTATTGTTATATAAGGTTGTTATATAATGCCGTTATAACTATTGTTATAACAGTGTAATAATGCTTTTTAATTTAATTGATATTAATCTTAGTAATTTAAATCAATAAGGATTTGATATAATGTTACTTGAAGTAAAGAATTTAGTTGTTGAAGTAGAGGGTAAACGTGTTTTAAATGGCGTAAACCTTGCTATAAGAGAAGGGGAAACCCATGTGCTTTTAGGTCCGAATGGTGCGGGAAAAAGTACATTATTCTTAACTATCTTGGGGTTCCCAAAATATAAGGTTGTAGAAGGATCTATCATATTCAATGGAGAAGACATCACTGATTTAACAACCACTGAAAGAGTTCAAAAAGGTCTTGGAGTAAGTTTCCAAAACCCTCCGGCTATTCGTGGAGTTAGTGTAAGGGACTTATTGAAATTCGAATCCAAGCAAGACCCTGATGAAGAATTGAATCCAAGAATGCAAGAGCTTGCTAAAAAATTAAAATTCAGTGATGAATTCTTAGACAGAGATGTTAACAGAGGATTTTCCGGTGGGGAAGTTAAAAGGTCTGAAATTCTCCAATTGCTTGCTCAAGGACCACTTTTCACCATGTTTGATGAACCGGACTCCGGTGTAGATATTGAAAATGTTGAATTGTTAGCTGGTGAATTGAATGTTTTATTGGATAAGGATAAAAAACCTGGTCAAAGGAAAAAGGCAGGTTTGCTTATTACTCACTTAGGTTACATTTTGAATTTTGTTAAAGCAGATAAGGCACATGTATTGATGCATGGTGTAATTGCTTGTTCTGGTGACCCGGATGAAATTTTAGAAGACATTAGAAAAGAAGGATTTAAAGGATGTGTTGGTTGTGCAGAATGTAACTCATGATGCTGAAAAGGCTAAAGATAAAAAGGCAGCGTTAGGTACAGATGTTGTCATTGAAAACTTCACTACAGAGGACATTAATGCTTTTGATGTAATTGATGACTTAAAAGATATTGGCAAGAAAACTCAAAAGACTATCCTAAAAGTAGGGGTAGATGCTAATTCTGAAGAAAGAGCAGGTTCTTTTGTTCAAATGGATCAATCAAATATCTTTTCACATTCCATATCTGATTCCATTGAACTTATGAACTTAGGTGTTGCATTGGATAAGCATTCCTGGTTGAAGGATTACTTGTGGAAAGCTGTAAAACCTGATGTTGATAAATACACTGCACAATGTGCGTTACAAGAATCTGAAAATGATGCATATAGTGGTTATTTTGTCAGATCATTACCTGGAACCAAGGAAATATTCCCAGTTCAAGCTTGTATGTTCATTGCAGACCAAGACGTTATGCAAACCGCTCACAACATTGTCATTGCTGAAGAGAATTCAGAACTTCATTTGATAACAGGTTGTGCAACTGGCGATGACATTTCCTCTGCACTTCACGTAGGCGTTTCTGAAATTTACATAAAACCTGGTGCAAAAGTAACTTTCACTATGGTCCACAACTGGGCTGAACAAGTGGAAGTACGTCCGAGAACTGCAATTTATCAGGAAAAGAACAGTACTTACATCAATAATTACATTTTAACCAGTCCAGTTAAATCTATTCAGTCTTATCCTACCACTTACTGTAATGGTGAAAATGCAAGGGCATTATTCCAAAGTATTCAAAGCGGTATCAATGACTCAATTATTGATATGGGTTCAAGAGCTATTTTGAATGCACCTAATACCAGTGCTGAGATCATTTCCCGTTCTGTTGCTAATGATCATTCCAGAATCTATTCAAGAGGACATTTATCTGGAAATGTTCCTAATGTAAAAGGTCACTTAGAATGTCATGGATTGGTTTTAGATGACAATTCCTCCATTTATGCAGTTCCAGAACTTGAGGCAAATGCAGCAAACCTTGAAATGTCTCACGAAGCAGCAGTTGGTCAAATCGATGAAGAAGAGATTTACTACTTGACTTCAAGAGGATTGACTGAAGAGGAAGCGGCTTCCATGATTGTTAGAGGTTTCCTAAGCATGGACATCACTGGTTTGCCAGATGAATTAGCTGCTGAAACTCAAAAAATGATTGACATGAGTTTAGATGGAATGTAGTTCAAACTTTTAGAAAAAGTTTGAACAAAATCTTTTCATTAGTTGGGAGTAAATTGCTCTTAACTCTCTCTTTTTATTTTTCTATTTTTTTAACTTTTTTTACAATTTTTCATGATTTTCATTATGAGTTTTAATCATTACTTTTATCATTTTTTCATTCATTTTTTTCTAAAAAAATTTTTATTTTCCTAAATTTTTAATTTTTCAAAAATTTCTCAAATTCTTTTATTTAGGTATTCCTTAATTTTAAGCCATTTTTTCAAATTTTATTCTTGATTATAAAAATTGTTTTAATGTTTTAAAACTTAATTTATTTTTATTTAAATTCTTCATTTTAGATTTAAGTAAAATTGATTTGTTTTTTCTTAATTTTTATTGGTAAAAATGGTTATTTTCCAATAATATTTCGTATAAATAAAAATAAATTTTTTAGTTATGTAATATCTTTTTTAAAAAAAGTATTATACTATATAAATCTTGTGTATTCCCTTTCCAAGTAACCTTTATATTTAATATTTAATATAATATATAATCAGTACATTAATGTTAAGCTGAGCTAGCTCATTAGCGTACGATGATTTGAGATTAAAGTATGCCTTAACATACTTTAATATAGATTTGAAAAACTTTTTTAAAAAAGAAATTAGATTGAAATCTATAACTTTAAAAATTTTGATTTGATTTTTAAAGTTTAAACGGAATTCTTGAATTTTTTGATTTGGATTCAAGAAGGTAATCTATTAAGATTTTTGATTTGGATCTTTATAGATTAAAAATAGTGAAAACTATTTATGTTGAATATCTCAATTATTTCAATTTTAATAAAGTTTAATATTTTCAATCGGTATTAAATGAATTGAATTGTATTAGTTTTGATTTGATAATATGGTTTAATGGTTATTGGATTGAAATAGTTGGATGAGTCTTAGATTAAATTAAATTTTTTTAGGACTATAAACTAAAATTTTAATAGAGGAGGATAAACTCTATGTCTGAAGATGTAAAAATTGTAATGTTTTGTTGTAACTGGTGTTCCTATGGTGGAGCAGATACTGCAGGTACTGCAAGAATGCAATACCCACCTAACATTCGTGTTATTAGAGTAATGTGTTCTGGAAGAATTGACCCTCAGTTTATTTTAAAAGCATTTAGAGACGGTGCTGATGGTGTATTCGTAGCAGGATGCCACATGGGTGACTGCCACTACGATGCAGGTAACTATAAACTTGACAGAAGAATGAGATTAGTTTATAAATTAGTCGAAGATATGGGAATCGGAAGAGAAAGAGTCCACCACGACTGGATTTCTGCTTCTGAAGGAGAAAAATTCGCTAGTTCTGTAAAAATGATGGTAAACAGAATTAAAGATTTAGGACCTTCCCCATTAAAAGCACAATTAGATGCTGAAGGATAAATTTAAATGGAGGATTATTTATGGCAGATAAAGCTAAAGTAGGAACTATGTGGCTCGGAGGTTGTTCCGGTTGTCACTTATCCATTGCGGACTTTCACGAATCTTTATTAGATGTTTTAGAATTAGCACAATTCGAATTCTCACCGGTATTATGTGATACTAAATATGATGAAGTACCTGAATTAGACGTACTCATTGTAGAAGGTGGAATTAGAAACGAAGAAAACAGAGAATTAGCAGAAATGTTAAGAGAAAAAGCTGGCCTCGTTATTGCATACGGTACTTGTGCTGCTTACGGTGGTATTCCTGGTCTCGGTAACTTACACACTGTAGAAGAATTAACTACTGAAGGTTACATTAACTCTTGCAGTACTGTAAACCCAGAAGGAATCATTCCTAACGAAGATGTACCAACCTTAGAAAGCAGAGTAAGACCATTAGGTGAAGCAATTCAAGTTGACTTAATGATTCCTGGTTGCCCTCCAAAATCTGACGTAGTAGCTGAAGCTATTCTTACCTTATTAAACGGAGGAACTATCGAATTACCAACCACTAACCTTTGTGAAGTATGTCCTAGAGAAAAACCACCTGCTGGACTCGCTATGGACTTCATTAAAAGACAATTTGAAGTTGGTAAACCAGAAGATGATTTATGTTTAATTGCTCAAGGTTTAGTATGTATGGGACCTGCAACCGTATCCTTATGTGGTGCACAATGCCCAAGTATTGCTATCCCATGTAGAGGTTGTTACGGACCTACCGCTAAAGTAAACGATGCAGGTGCAAAAATGATTTCTGCGATTGCATCTGACTACGGTATTAACGAAGATAAAACCGTAGACCCTGAACAAGTAGCTGACCAATTAGATGATATTGTAGGTACTTTCTACACTTACACTTTACCAGCTGCTTTAGTCCCTGCTAAAATGCAAAAAGGAGGAAAATAATATGGTAAAACTTACTATGGAACCTGTAACTCGTATTGAAGGTCACGCAAAAATTACTGTACACCTTGACGAAGCAGGAAATGTAGAAGACACTAGATTACATGTTATGGAATTTAGAGGATTCGAAAAATTCTTACAAGGACGTCCAGCTGAGGAAATACCTCGTATTGTACCTAGAATCTGTGGTATTTGTGATGTACAACACCACTTAGCAGCTGCTAAAGCTGTTGACCAAATCTATGGATTTGATGATGACGAAATCTTACCTGCTGCTTACAAAATGAGAGAATTAATGAACTGGGGATCTTTCATGCACTCTCATGCTCTCCACTTCTACTTCTTAGCAGCACCTGATTTAGTCATTCCTGACGGAACCAGAAAAACTAGAAACGTTTTCCAAATTATCCAAGATATGCCGGAAGTTGCTTTACAAGCTATTAAAATCAGAAGAAACGGTTTAGATATTGTATCTGCAACTGGTGGTCGTCCAATTCACCCAACTTCCTCTACTCCTGGGGGTATTTCCACTGAATTAGATGAAGAAACTCAAGCTGACTTATTAACTAAAGCTAAAGAAAACGTAGAATTAGCACAAGCTACTATTGAATTAGCAGTACCTATCTTAGAAGAAAAAATTGACTTAGTCAAAACCTTAGGATACTTCGGTGACACCCGTCACTGTGGTATTGTAACCAAAGATGGTGACTGGGACGTATACAACGGTAAAGTAAGAATAAAAGACAAAGACGGTTCTATTTACACTGAATATAACAACCTTGAATACAAAGATATTATTGCTGAACATGTAAAACCTTACTCCTGGTTAAAATTCCCTTACATTAAAGAATTAGGATACCCAGAAGGTATTTACAGAGTAGCACCATTATCCCGTATTAATGTTTGTGACAAAATGCCTGATGCAGCTCCTTTAGCACAAGGTGCTTTAGAAGACTTCAGAGACAAATTCGGTTACGCACAATACCCATTATTATTCCACTGGGCAAGATTAATCGAATTATTAGCTTCTGCTGAAATGGCTGTAGATGCATTAGAAGGTGACTTATCTGGTGATAAATTCCCAGAAGCATTAGAAAGAACTGCTGGTGAAGGTGCAGGTATTGTAGAAGCTGCTCGTGGTACTTTAATCCACCACTACACAACTGATGACGAAGGTTTAATCACCCAAGCAAACATCGTTGTAGCAACTATCCAAAACAACCCTGCAATGGAAATGGGTATTCAACAAGTAGCTAAAGACTACATCAAACCTGGCGTAGAAGTAGATGACAAAATTTTCAACTTAATGGAAATGGTTATCAGAGCTCACGACCCATGTTTATCTTGTGCTACCCACACTATGGATAGCCAAATGAGATTAGCTACTGTAGAAGTATATGACAGTGAAGGAAATATGATTAAAAAAATCTAACTTTGGAGTGTTAAAATGATAGTATTCAATGAAAATAGCTGTATTAAATGTGGAGCATGTGAAGGCGTTTGTCCTACAGCAGCTATTGAAGTAGGCGATCACATCGTTTACTGTGATACTTGTAACGAAGAACCTAAATGTGCAGAAGTCTGCCCTAACGGTGCTTTACAAGTAGAAGACATAGCTATTGATGAAGAAGGAAACACTCAAGTTAGATTAATCTTTAACAAAACCAAATGTGATGAATGTGGAGATTGTGTAGACGCATGTCCTTCCAAAACTCTTAAATTAGATGCAGAAGATTCCCAACTCCTCAAAGGATTCTGTGTAATGTGTCAAAAATGTGTTGACATTTGCCCTGTAGACGTTATCGGAGTTCCTGGAGTAAAAGAACCTGCAAGCAGAGTTATTGAACCAGAAGGACCTGTATACATTGATGATTGTAAAGGATGTGGTGTATGTGTAGCTGAATGTCCTGTTAATGCAATCACCTTATCTGCTTACGGAGAACCTATCGAAGTAGATGAAGAAAAATGTATCCAATGTGGAGTATGTTCACAATCCTGTCCATGGAATGCAATTTTCATCGCAGAAAATGCAAACCCTGCTAAACGTACTAAAAACATGAAATCATTCACTTTAGACGCTGAAGCATGTATCGGTTGTAATTCCTGTGTTGACATTTGTCCTGGAAGTTTCATCACTCCTAAATCTGACTTGACTGTAGATCTTCCAGAAGCATGTGCTGCATGTGGTCTTTGTGTAAATGTATGTCCTGTAGATGCAATTGACTTAGATGTTGAATATGGTGCATCCAAATTCAGTTCTAGCGAAGGTATCTGTTGGGAAGAAGAAAAATGTCTCTTTGACGGTGGTTGTGCTTTAAAATGTCCTACTGAAGCTATAAAAGTAGTTACAAAAAGAGGAATGGAAGTACCTTCCCGTCAGAAAGATATGGGCGAACAATCTTTCACCATGTGTGTAAGATGTGGTGCATGTGCTAACGTATGTCCTAACGACGCATTAATCTTAGACTATGTAGACAAAGAAATTGATGGTGAAGTAGTATCTAGAGATAGAATTATCTTCAACCCATCTAAATGTGACGAATGTGGAGAATGTATTGACGCATGTCCATATGATATGTTACACAAAGCATACAAAGTTAACTTACCTATTGCTGGATTTTGTACTCTCTGTGAACAATGTCTCGAAAAGTGTACTCCTAAATCCTTAACCTTAAAATAGGTAGGCTCTAAACACAAAACAAAATTAAACCTAAATATTTAGGTATAAGGCACTTAACAATGGGGTTAAGTGCCTTTTTTTATTTACTTTTTTTCTTTTTTGCAATGATTTTACTAATTTTTCAATGAATCTTATTTTAACTAAAATTTTTCATTTATTTTAATCAAATTTATTAAATATTAAATTAAATATTAAATTAATTATAAAATTATAATTTGTTTGATTAAAAATTTTAATCATTGTAGAAATTGTTTTAAATTAAAATTATTTTAAAAATACTAGTGATTTTATGTTTGATTTAGTTTTAAAAAATCTAAAATTATTGGATTATTCTGATGGTATGTCTGTAGCTATTGAAGATGGGAAGATAGCTAAAATATCAAAATCTTCAATTGAAGGATACAAGGAAATAGACCTTAATGGACAGTTAGTTTTGCCAGGTCTTATTGACCCTCATGTTCATTTTAGAGATCCTGGATTGACTTATAAGGAAGATTTCAAAACCGGTTCTATGGCTGCGGCTCATGGCGGATTTACATTTGTTATGGATATGCCTAACACTGTTCCAAAAACCAATACATATGAAGTTTTTAAGGAAAAGCAGAAGATTGCGGAATCAAAGTCTATTGTTAATTTTGGACTTCATGCAGGATATTCCACCCTTGATGAAATGGAAAAAATTCTCGAATTGAACCCAATGTCCTTTAAGGTATTTATGGATTTGGAAACTGATGCGAATTTAGATAAAATTTTTGAAGACATTTCTAAATTGGGAGAAAATGCAATTAAAAAGCCAATAGTGACGGTTCATGCTGAAAAAAGGGATATTGTTTTGGAATCCACTAAAAACTTAGCAGAAGAGAGTGAAGCAATTGCATATAGTTATGGCAGACCTGCAGAATCTGAAGATGCATCTGTATCTCAAGCGATTGAGCTTTCTAAAAAATATGGTGTGGATTTACACATTTGCCATTTAAGCACTAGAAATGCGATGAATTTAGCCATTTCCAACAATGTCAGTTATGAATTTACTCCTCATCATTTATTGTATGACAATACAGCATTCAATGAATTTGGAACACTTATAAAAACCAATCCTCCTTTAAGGGAAAAAGGTAAAAACGTCACGATCAATGACTTAAATGCAAACTCAATGATCGGTACAGATCATGCTCCTCATAGTTTAGAAGAGAAGACCAAAGGAGTTTGGGATTCAAGTCCGGGGATTCCATCTTTGGAAACAGTATTGTCATTATTGTTGACTGAAGTCAATAGATCAAATCTAGATTTAAGTTTAATTCCTAAGATATTTTCAGAAAATGCCGCTAAAAGGTTTAATCTTGTGAATAAAGGTTTCATTAAAGAAGGATATGATGCTGATTTAGTGGTAATTGACTTGAATAAAGAAGGAATCTTCGATATAGATACTTTCTATACAAAAGCGGAGTACTCTCCATTTGATGGGCTTTCATATAAAGGTAAGGCAACTATGACAATAGTCAATGGAGAAATAGTTATGGAAAATGATCTTTTAATCTAATTAGCTCATTTTCTATTTTATTTTTTAGCTCTTTTTTGTTTTTCATTTATTTTTTTCATCTATTTTTTCATTTACTTTTTTTCACTTTTTTATTCACTTTTTCAATTTGCTTTTTATTTTTATATTTTTAATCTTAAAATTTCTTTTTTATTAATTTTTAACATTGATTCAAATTTGTAAAATTGTCATAATTTTGAGTCAATTATTAATTATAATTCTTATTTTCTAATTTAAAAGCTTTATAGAAAATCTTTTTATTAATAAAAACTATATATTATAGTAATTGCAAAAAACATCGATTTAAGAATGTTTTTTTATAAATAGTTACATATAGTAAACAGATTAATGAGTATAAAAATCTAGTAAAAAATCAAGTTTAAAAAATTAAGCTTAAAGAGATTAATTATAAAAATTCATCAGTTGTGATTATATGACTTCTAAAGAAAGTGATGAAAAAAGAGTTACTATTGTTATTGATAAGAATTTAGATTACAAGTTTAGAAAAATGGCTTCTCAAAAATTTAGATTTGAGCCTAAATGGTACAGTAAAGCTATGGAAGAAGCAGTTCATTTATGGATTGAGGATAATATCGATGAGGATTTTGAATAGTTCTAAAAAATTCTGCTTTGGATTTTTGGTTTTAATTTTAAATAGTTTTATAAATTTTAATCATTATATTATATATTATGCCTTCAATAGATTTTATAAAAGAGATTCAAGAGAATGATAGGAAAACATTCTTCAAGGATTTTGAAAATTCAAAAAAATATTCCCAATTAGCTTCTGATGAGGAATTTTTAAAGAAATCCTCTAATTCAAGACCATTAATTGCAGATTTTACAGAGTATTCTCCACTTCACAATGGTCATTTTCACTGTATGAAAACTGCAAAGGAAAAAATCCCTGATGGTTTATTTGTTGCTGTCGTTCCTGGATTGTTTGAAAGAAGCGGTAGAGGATTACCTTACATTTTACATAGAAAAACAAGGGCGGAAATAGCTATTGCTGTAGGTGCAGATATTGTTGTTGAAGGGCCACCTATGGGAATTATGGGATCTGGCCAATACTCTTTATGTTTAACAAAAATGTTCCATGCATTAAACACTGATTTCATACCAAGAGGCTACAGGCCTTTTGATGGTTATGAAAAGATATTGGATAGGATTTCTTTAGGTCACGGTGTAGCTCCAAAACCTTATAAAATCGTTGATATGGATACTAAAGAAGTAATCTATAATGGAAAACTGGAAGAGGATAATTACGTTATAGTTTCATTTTCAAAATCATTGAAAAAGATAGGATTTGATTTTAAGGACAAATTCATTTTTGTTCCACGTATTGAAGGCGTAAGTGGGACTTTGATTCGTAAGGCTTGTTCAGAGAATAATTTAGACTCAGTAAAATCAATGCTGCCAGGTGAAACACTTAGGATTTTAGAAAGGGAAATCAATGAGGATAGAGCACCACTGCATGATTTAAGAGTTGAAGAATACATTATTGATTCTGCAAACAATTTGCCTTATGCCGATTTGCTTAAATTAAATTTCTTTAATGAAAAGTTGGCTAATGAATTAGTTCAAAAGCGTGAGGAAAAACCATTCCAATCACTCTCCGAAATTGAAAGTTCCCTTTTCTATGGTTTTAGCAGCCATTTTAAAAATAGGGTTTTAAGCATTTTAGAAACAAGAATCAATGCAGACATGATTTCTGAATATATCAATAATTACCCTAGCACTGTACGTGTCTTAAATTATAAAAATGAGGATGTTTTAGAGGAATTTAAAGAAAAAGTATTTGAAAACGGCAATAGATTTGTAAAAAATATAGTTGCTGATTAATATCCCTATTTTTAAAATTTTTTACAATAAGTTTTAGCATATTTTTTATTAAATTTTTTCTAAATTTTTTATTAAATTAGTAAACATTATATAATATCACTTATTAAAAATATATAATGAATATTTGATTAATTAAAAAATTTTATTTTAATTAGCTAGATATTTTATATTGATATTAAATTATTAAATTTACTATTCAATTTTATTATTAATTACATTTGATTATTTTGAACTGTGAGTATGCTGTGAAGTAAAGACATATCTTAATATTTAAAAATGTAATTTGTTTTATAATAAAGATTATAGGAGAATTATTTATGGCAATTAAAGAAGGAGATTTTGTAAGATTAAATTTCACTGGAAAAATAAAAGAAACTGATGAAGTATTTGATACTACTTCCGAAGATATCGCTGAAGAAGCAGGTATTTTAGTAGAAAATAAAACTTACGGTCCAATCCC
Above is a window of Methanobrevibacter ruminantium DNA encoding:
- a CDS encoding 4Fe-4S binding protein: MIVFNENSCIKCGACEGVCPTAAIEVGDHIVYCDTCNEEPKCAEVCPNGALQVEDIAIDEEGNTQVRLIFNKTKCDECGDCVDACPSKTLKLDAEDSQLLKGFCVMCQKCVDICPVDVIGVPGVKEPASRVIEPEGPVYIDDCKGCGVCVAECPVNAITLSAYGEPIEVDEEKCIQCGVCSQSCPWNAIFIAENANPAKRTKNMKSFTLDAEACIGCNSCVDICPGSFITPKSDLTVDLPEACAACGLCVNVCPVDAIDLDVEYGASKFSSSEGICWEEEKCLFDGGCALKCPTEAIKVVTKRGMEVPSRQKDMGEQSFTMCVRCGACANVCPNDALILDYVDKEIDGEVVSRDRIIFNPSKCDECGECIDACPYDMLHKAYKVNLPIAGFCTLCEQCLEKCTPKSLTLK
- a CDS encoding F420-nonreducing hydrogenase, with translation MADKAKVGTMWLGGCSGCHLSIADFHESLLDVLELAQFEFSPVLCDTKYDEVPELDVLIVEGGIRNEENRELAEMLREKAGLVIAYGTCAAYGGIPGLGNLHTVEELTTEGYINSCSTVNPEGIIPNEDVPTLESRVRPLGEAIQVDLMIPGCPPKSDVVAEAILTLLNGGTIELPTTNLCEVCPREKPPAGLAMDFIKRQFEVGKPEDDLCLIAQGLVCMGPATVSLCGAQCPSIAIPCRGCYGPTAKVNDAGAKMISAIASDYGINEDKTVDPEQVADQLDDIVGTFYTYTLPAALVPAKMQKGGK
- a CDS encoding Ni/Fe hydrogenase subunit alpha; translation: MVKLTMEPVTRIEGHAKITVHLDEAGNVEDTRLHVMEFRGFEKFLQGRPAEEIPRIVPRICGICDVQHHLAAAKAVDQIYGFDDDEILPAAYKMRELMNWGSFMHSHALHFYFLAAPDLVIPDGTRKTRNVFQIIQDMPEVALQAIKIRRNGLDIVSATGGRPIHPTSSTPGGISTELDEETQADLLTKAKENVELAQATIELAVPILEEKIDLVKTLGYFGDTRHCGIVTKDGDWDVYNGKVRIKDKDGSIYTEYNNLEYKDIIAEHVKPYSWLKFPYIKELGYPEGIYRVAPLSRINVCDKMPDAAPLAQGALEDFRDKFGYAQYPLLFHWARLIELLASAEMAVDALEGDLSGDKFPEALERTAGEGAGIVEAARGTLIHHYTTDDEGLITQANIVVATIQNNPAMEMGIQQVAKDYIKPGVEVDDKIFNLMEMVIRAHDPCLSCATHTMDSQMRLATVEVYDSEGNMIKKI
- a CDS encoding ABC transporter ATP-binding protein produces the protein MLLEVKNLVVEVEGKRVLNGVNLAIREGETHVLLGPNGAGKSTLFLTILGFPKYKVVEGSIIFNGEDITDLTTTERVQKGLGVSFQNPPAIRGVSVRDLLKFESKQDPDEELNPRMQELAKKLKFSDEFLDRDVNRGFSGGEVKRSEILQLLAQGPLFTMFDEPDSGVDIENVELLAGELNVLLDKDKKPGQRKKAGLLITHLGYILNFVKADKAHVLMHGVIACSGDPDEILEDIRKEGFKGCVGCAECNS
- a CDS encoding PRC-barrel domain-containing protein gives rise to the protein MENAVAKPNTHRREEKLWSEIKSYQVATNNARILGVLDELIINEKTGKIVDIAVKVEAGRNIHVKGAKRRGDLLLIPFTKIEKVGEFIIVTE
- a CDS encoding hydrogenase iron-sulfur subunit, which encodes MSEDVKIVMFCCNWCSYGGADTAGTARMQYPPNIRVIRVMCSGRIDPQFILKAFRDGADGVFVAGCHMGDCHYDAGNYKLDRRMRLVYKLVEDMGIGRERVHHDWISASEGEKFASSVKMMVNRIKDLGPSPLKAQLDAEG
- a CDS encoding NTP transferase domain-containing protein is translated as VMAGGKGLRLKSDIEKPLYPLNDKPLMSYVLDNINESELIEKTVVAVSPNAPNTKEFLINELDFSNFDDSFYESEKNNFYLDTLGKGFVEDLSNILEIFESRSKDDILIFINADLPLVGADILDEILNYYLSQDKPALSVSVPVEIFDEYAINYSYEFNGNVPSGINILRSENVVQDEQLLIISRHELIFNVNTIETAILTNKFL
- a CDS encoding SufB/SufD family protein, yielding MLVVQNVTHDAEKAKDKKAALGTDVVIENFTTEDINAFDVIDDLKDIGKKTQKTILKVGVDANSEERAGSFVQMDQSNIFSHSISDSIELMNLGVALDKHSWLKDYLWKAVKPDVDKYTAQCALQESENDAYSGYFVRSLPGTKEIFPVQACMFIADQDVMQTAHNIVIAEENSELHLITGCATGDDISSALHVGVSEIYIKPGAKVTFTMVHNWAEQVEVRPRTAIYQEKNSTYINNYILTSPVKSIQSYPTTYCNGENARALFQSIQSGINDSIIDMGSRAILNAPNTSAEIISRSVANDHSRIYSRGHLSGNVPNVKGHLECHGLVLDDNSSIYAVPELEANAANLEMSHEAAVGQIDEEEIYYLTSRGLTEEEAASMIVRGFLSMDITGLPDELAAETQKMIDMSLDGM
- a CDS encoding nucleotidyltransferase family protein, with the protein product MDFIKEIQENDRKTFFKDFENSKKYSQLASDEEFLKKSSNSRPLIADFTEYSPLHNGHFHCMKTAKEKIPDGLFVAVVPGLFERSGRGLPYILHRKTRAEIAIAVGADIVVEGPPMGIMGSGQYSLCLTKMFHALNTDFIPRGYRPFDGYEKILDRISLGHGVAPKPYKIVDMDTKEVIYNGKLEEDNYVIVSFSKSLKKIGFDFKDKFIFVPRIEGVSGTLIRKACSENNLDSVKSMLPGETLRILEREINEDRAPLHDLRVEEYIIDSANNLPYADLLKLNFFNEKLANELVQKREEKPFQSLSEIESSLFYGFSSHFKNRVLSILETRINADMISEYINNYPSTVRVLNYKNEDVLEEFKEKVFENGNRFVKNIVAD
- a CDS encoding dihydroorotase — translated: MFDLVLKNLKLLDYSDGMSVAIEDGKIAKISKSSIEGYKEIDLNGQLVLPGLIDPHVHFRDPGLTYKEDFKTGSMAAAHGGFTFVMDMPNTVPKTNTYEVFKEKQKIAESKSIVNFGLHAGYSTLDEMEKILELNPMSFKVFMDLETDANLDKIFEDISKLGENAIKKPIVTVHAEKRDIVLESTKNLAEESEAIAYSYGRPAESEDASVSQAIELSKKYGVDLHICHLSTRNAMNLAISNNVSYEFTPHHLLYDNTAFNEFGTLIKTNPPLREKGKNVTINDLNANSMIGTDHAPHSLEEKTKGVWDSSPGIPSLETVLSLLLTEVNRSNLDLSLIPKIFSENAAKRFNLVNKGFIKEGYDADLVVIDLNKEGIFDIDTFYTKAEYSPFDGLSYKGKATMTIVNGEIVMENDLLI